A region from the Alnus glutinosa chromosome 5, dhAlnGlut1.1, whole genome shotgun sequence genome encodes:
- the LOC133868340 gene encoding serine/threonine/tyrosine-protein kinase HT1, which produces MAEDANSWIRRTKFSHTVCHRLDSSILAPIQLTILPERNSGLKSRPATTSASEKSVANVSRIQRNPIINKQRSLSPLPETSLSDTFKEARSERKRFTTPVPRRREPEKGIIGKFVNKDSQEIKGSSSNSSPLRHLASLKFNEKSKTRKDLLWAKYFDHGGGRVNAVETADEWCLDLSKLFLGLKFAHGAHSRLYHGIYNDKPVAVKIIRVPDDDENGALAARLEKQFVREVTLLSGLHHQNVIKFVAACRKPPVYCVITEYLSEGSLRAYLHKLERKSLPLQKLIAIALDIARGMEYIHSQGVIHRDLKPENVLIDQDFHMKIADFGIACEEAYCDSLADDPGTYRWMAPEMIKHKSYGRRVDVYSFGLILWEMVAGTIPYEDMNPIQAAFAVVNKNLRPAIPGDCPPAMRALIEQCWSLQSEKRPEFWQVVKVLEQFESSLARDGSLNLVQNPTCQDHKKGLLHWIQKLGPVHPTSSSMPKPKFT; this is translated from the exons ATGGCAGAAGATGCTAATTCTTGGATTAGGAGAACAAAGTTTTCTCATACAGTTTGTCATCGGTTGGACTCTTCAATACTGGCTCCTATTCAATTAACAATTCTGCCAGAACGAAATTCGGGTTTGAAATCAAGGCCGGCAACAACTTCTGCTAGTGAGAAGTCTGTTGCTAATGTTTCGAGGATTCAGCGGAATCCTATTATAAACAAGCAGAGATCTTTGTCCCCTTTACCTGAAACTTCGCTCTCAGATACGTTTAAGGAAGCAAGGTCAGAGCGGAAGAGATTCACGACTCCAGTTCCCCGGAGAAGGGAGCCGGAAAAGGGAATCATTGGGAAGTTCGTGAATAAGGATTCCCAAGAGATTAAGGGGTCTTCGTCGAATTCTAGCCCTCTTAGGCACTTGGCTTCGCTGAAATTCAATGAAAAATCGAAGACCCGAAAGGATTTATTATGGGCGAAGTATTTTGATCACGGTGGAGGAAGGGTTAATGCTGTGGAGACAGCAGATGAATGGTGTTTAGATCTGTCTAAGTTGTTTCTTGGGCTGAAATTTGCTCACGGGGCGCATAGTCGGCTTTACCATGGGATATACAATGATAAACCTGTTGCAGTTAAGATTATTCGGGTGCCTGATGATGACGAAAATGGAGCGTTGGCCGCTCGACTGGAGAAACAGTTCGTTAGAGAAGTCACCCTTCTATCTGGTCTCCACCATCAAAATGTCATAAAG TTCGTAGCAGCGTGCAGAAAGCCACCAGTTTATTGTGTCATTACAGAGTATCTATCAGAGGGTTCATTGAGGGCATATTTGCATAAGCTTGAGCGTAAATCACTCCCTTTACAGAAGCTAATCGCAATTGCTCTTGATATTGCTCGTGGAATGGAATACATTCACTCTCAAGGTGTCATTCATCGAGATCTTAAACCAGAAAATGTCCTTATCGACCAGGACTTCCACATGAAAATTGCTGATTTTGGTATAGCTTGTGAGGAGGCGTACTGTGATTCTTTAGCTGATGACCCTGGGACTTATCGTTGGATGGCACCTGAGATGATCAAACATAAATCCTACGGGCGAAGAGTTGATGTGTACAGTTTTGGACTCATCTTATGGGAAATGGTAGCTGGAACGATCCCGTATGAGGATATGAATCCCATACAGGCTGCTTTTGCAGTAGTGAATAAG AATTTGAGACCTGCTATCCCAGGGGACTGTCCGCCTGCTATGCGAGCTTTGATCGAGCAATGCTGGTCCTTGCAGTCTGAGAAAAGGCCGGAGTTTTGGCAGGTTGTGAAGGTATTGGAGCAATTCGAATCTTCACTTGCCCGTGATGGATCCCTGAATCTGGTACAAAATCCTACTTGTCAAGATCATAAGAAAGGGCTTCTTCATTGGATCCAAAAGCTTGGTCCCGTGCATCCTACTAGTTCATCAATGCCTAAACCTAAATTCACATGA
- the LOC133869782 gene encoding transcription factor bHLH162 isoform X1: MEQSNPSSSRSDRKTIERNRRNHMKALYSELNSLVPHQTSRETSLPDQLDEATNYIKKLQTNLERMKEKKDSLIVGMDEKPNSSTNSGMTMMGLRSPQIEIHQNGSALEVILITGLDCQFMFNETIRVLHEEGAEIVSASFSTVVEDTVFHTIHCKVGEPALGDEAARISERLEKFVRDAN, encoded by the exons atggaGCAGAGCAACCCTAGTTCATCAAGAAGTGACCGTAAAACCATAGAAAGAAACAGGAGAAATCATATGAAAGCCCTTTATTCCGAGCTCAATTCTCTTGTACCCCATCAAACCTCAAGG GAAACATCGTTGCCGGATCAACTAGATGAAGCGACAAACTATATAAAGAAGCTACAGACAAACTTGGAGAGaatgaaggagaagaaagaCAGCCTAATTGTGGGAATGGATGAAAAGCCAAATTCAAGCACGAATAGTGGAATGACGATGATGGGGTTAAGATCACCACAAATTGAGATTCACCAAAACGGTTCGGctttagaagtcattttgaTAACTGGGTTGGATTGTCAGTTCATGTTCAATGAGACTATTCGCGTGCTTCACGAGGAGGGAGCTGAGATTGTTAGTGCCAGTTTCAGTACTGTCGTTGAAGATACAGTTTTCCACACGATACATTGTAAG GTTGGGGAGCCTGCATTGGGTGATGAAGCTGCAAGAATATCTGAGAGACTAGAGAAGTTTGTCAGGGATGCTAATTaa
- the LOC133869782 gene encoding transcription factor bHLH162 isoform X2, with protein MEQSNPSSSRSDRKTIERNRRNHMKALYSELNSLETSLPDQLDEATNYIKKLQTNLERMKEKKDSLIVGMDEKPNSSTNSGMTMMGLRSPQIEIHQNGSALEVILITGLDCQFMFNETIRVLHEEGAEIVSASFSTVVEDTVFHTIHCKVGEPALGDEAARISERLEKFVRDAN; from the exons atggaGCAGAGCAACCCTAGTTCATCAAGAAGTGACCGTAAAACCATAGAAAGAAACAGGAGAAATCATATGAAAGCCCTTTATTCCGAGCTCAATTCTCTT GAAACATCGTTGCCGGATCAACTAGATGAAGCGACAAACTATATAAAGAAGCTACAGACAAACTTGGAGAGaatgaaggagaagaaagaCAGCCTAATTGTGGGAATGGATGAAAAGCCAAATTCAAGCACGAATAGTGGAATGACGATGATGGGGTTAAGATCACCACAAATTGAGATTCACCAAAACGGTTCGGctttagaagtcattttgaTAACTGGGTTGGATTGTCAGTTCATGTTCAATGAGACTATTCGCGTGCTTCACGAGGAGGGAGCTGAGATTGTTAGTGCCAGTTTCAGTACTGTCGTTGAAGATACAGTTTTCCACACGATACATTGTAAG GTTGGGGAGCCTGCATTGGGTGATGAAGCTGCAAGAATATCTGAGAGACTAGAGAAGTTTGTCAGGGATGCTAATTaa
- the LOC133869667 gene encoding non-classical arabinogalactan protein 31-like, with amino-acid sequence MGFATRGILLVQLSVLLLSFFSVFGDEFRPPSHPPVHPPVHPPSHPPVHPPHHGGHHHKHGHPPSHPPVHPPSHPPAYPPSHPPAHPPHPHHYGLPPIHPPVKAPAHPPVKPPTHPPAHPPVHTPRYPPVHPFPRSFVAVEGVVYCKSCKYAGFDTLLGASPVSGATVKLQCNNTKYPAVETAKTDKNGYFFITAPKTVTSYASHKCKVFLISSPVATCSKPSNFNDGLKGSLLRPEKPYVANKLPFVLYTVGPFAFDPTCPR; translated from the exons ATGGGTTTTGCTACTAGAGGGATTCTGCTGGTGCAGCTCTCAGTGCTCCTACTGAGCTTCTTCAGTGTGTTTGGTGATGAGTTTAGGCCCCCTAGTCACCCTCCAGTTCACCCCCCGGTTCACCCTCCTAGTCACCCCCCCGTTCACCCTCCGCACCACGGCGGCCACCACCACAAACACGGTCACCCTCCTAGCCACCCACCGGTTCACCCACCTAGCCACCCACCTGCTTACCCTCCCAGCCATCCACCGGCTCACCCTCCTCACCCCCACCACTACGGCCTCCCTCCCATTCACCCACCAGTTAAGGCCCCAGCGCACCCACCGGTTAAACCCCCAACGCACCCACCGGCTCACCCCCCAGTCCACACTCCGAGGTACCCACCTGTTCACCCTTTCCCGAGGAGCTTTGTAGCGGTCGAAGGCGTTGTTTATTGCAAGTCCTGCAAGTACGCTGGGTTTGACACCCTCTTGGGAGCCTCACCAGTTTCTG GTGCCACTGTAAAGCTACAGTGCAATAACACCAAGTACCCGGCTGTCGAAACAGCAAAGACCGACAAGAACGGCTACTTCTTCATCACGGCACCGAAGACCGTCACCTCCTACGCGTCCCACAAGTGCAAGGTGTTCTTGATCTCGTCGCCGGTGGCCACATGCAGCAAGCCGTCTAACTTCAACGATGGTCTCAAGGGTTCCCTCCTCAGGCCAGAGAAGCCATATGTGGCTAACAAGCTTCCATTTGTTCTCTACACCGTTGGACCTTTCGCTTTCGACCCCACATGCCCACGTTAA